A single window of Ostrinia nubilalis chromosome 24, ilOstNubi1.1, whole genome shotgun sequence DNA harbors:
- the LOC135083735 gene encoding uncharacterized protein LOC135083735 has translation MGNKYYRNFILWGEVDFYCLLCVEAFRDRSDLDKHIRWENHRKLLKSQVKNHKFKKDIVYKVEELFYCEVCNYVAPSIEVMNSHVATDDHKASKAKPKTEAELINTACTRELEYVIVTDIIVEEKDWNCITHQNFCLVCGFLVGDLMVEHCRTRDHIINLIGSKVVVEGDKFYRKLYNDRFYCLCCKEALQMSVFQDHWTCKEHIDFKADCIFETTYATATAIKDRLNPKQKIEEVLLERLKYDYERLDDKNLAICNECQCVLKLEFQIMHDHKKIHENSKPIKEVESDSEDDKYQVVFCELTDHGQRRRELKEYGSKNFIRLNSGGSKGYCRLCTTTISGHLKLFKEHVRGARHRGNLELDGKKSSRIHKTCTDTHRSIVERLNAVYVMKEENLLCINKTVCLDIHSFVMVYNIDKRFQYDVTKCFICNAPYRFDYDFEHYSTSAHKKEFLNLRVLDIPGEFIRIVRNRFHCGTCNKLYPYWELMEKHLNSKHHKVAKRVKYEVFRKLRVDDKMMKITSKNPDILYLQLLTLGVLKSSCEEALYQLKKVLNTTDPQVKPSKLNLV, from the exons ATGGGTAATAAATATTACAGAAACTTCATTTTGTGGGGGGaagtagatttttattgtttgttatgtGTGGAGGCTTTTAGGGATAGATCCGACTTGGACAAGCACATTCGCTGGGAAAATCACAGGAAGTTGCTGAAGTCCCAGGTTAAAAATCACAAGTTTAAGAAGGACATCGTCTACAAG GTGGAAGAGCTATTTTATTGTGAAGTCTGCAATTATGTAGCGCCAAGCATCGAGGTGATGAACAGCCATGTCGCTACCGATGACCATAAAGCCAGCAAAGCGAAACCGAAGACCGAAGCTGAACTCATCAACACCGCCTGTACAAGAGAACTGGAGTACGTTATAGTTACGGACATAATCGTGGAGGAAAAAGACTGGAACTGTATAACACATCAAAATTTTTGTCTGGTGTGTGGTTTCCTCGTCGGCGATTTAATGGTAGAGCATTGCAGGACACGGGACCATATCATAAACTTGATTGGCTCTAAGGTGGTTGTCGAAGGCGATAAGTTCTACAGAAAG CTCTACAATGATCGCTTCTACTGCTTATGCTGTAAGGAAGCACTACAAATGTCCGTCTTCCAGGACCATTGGACTTGTAAAGAGCATATCGACTTTAAAGCCGATTGTATCTTCGAAACCACTTATGCTACCGCTACCGCGATAAAAGATCGCCTGAATCCTAAGCAAAAAATTGAAGAGGTTCTTCTGGAACGTCTGAAATATGACTACGAGAGGCTTGACGATAAGAATCTGGCGATATGCAATGAGTGCCAATGTGTGCTGAAGTTAGAGTTCCAAATTATGCACGATCATAAAAAAATCCATGAAAATTCCAAACCTATTAAAGAAGTAGAAAGTGACTCGGAAGATGACAAGTATCAAGTGGTGTTCTGTGAGTTGACAGATCACGGGCAACGTAGACGAGAGCTAAAGGAGTATGGGAGCAAGAATTTTATAAGACTCAACTCAGGCGGGAGTAAAGGGTACTGCAGATTATGCACGACAACTATATCGGGCCActtgaaattgttcaaagaacACGTAAGAGGCGCACGGCATAGAGGCAACTTGGAGCTGGATGGGAAAAAATCTAGCAGAATACACAAGACATGCACGGACACACACAGGTCTATAGTAGAACGGCTGAATGCTGTGTACGTGATGAAAGAAGAAAACCTTCTATGCATCAACAAGACCGTTTGCCTCGACATCCATTCTTTTGTCATGGTATACAATATTGATAAACGCTTTCAGTATGACGTAACGAAATGCTTTATCTGCAATGCTCCTTACCGCTTTGACTACGATTTTGAGCATTATAGCACCTCAGCCCATAAAAAGGAATTCCTTAATTTAAGAGTGCTGGATATACCGGGAGAGTTCATAAGGATA GTGCGCAATCGTTTTCATTGCGGCACATGCAACAAACTGTATCCTTACTGGGAGCTGATGGAGAAGCATTTGAACTCGAAACACCACAAAGTCGCTAAGAGGGTGAAGTATGAAgtgttcagaaaactgcgcgtGGATGATAAGATGATGAAAATAACTAGCAAAAACCCAGATATCCTATATCTCCAGTTGCTCACCTTGGGTGTTCTAAAGAGTTCATGTGAAGAAGCACTGTACCAACTTAAAAAAGTGTTGAACACAACTGATCCACAAGTCAAGCCATCGAAATTAAATCTAGTGTAA